A section of the Bradyrhizobium oligotrophicum S58 genome encodes:
- a CDS encoding class I SAM-dependent methyltransferase: MQLPAGDDRNADQIAYWNGPGGQRWSDRQAAQDILLAPVSQILIDRIAAKPGDRILDVGCGCGGLAIALAARVAPGGHVLGVDISAPMLERARAVARAGLPVEFVLADATVHPFAPASFDLLVSRFGVMFFADPVASFANMRRALKPGGRVVFACWREPKANPWMIAPLQAVYRHVPKLPEMAPEDPGPFAFASEARVTRILGEAGFNDVALEAHALSLDIALGNGLDAAVQSAFEIGPASRALEGHPPATREAARQSVRDLLAQHLAGDSVPLAGSIWLVTAGA, from the coding sequence ATGCAATTGCCTGCAGGAGACGATCGCAACGCCGACCAGATCGCGTACTGGAACGGCCCCGGCGGTCAGCGCTGGTCGGACCGGCAGGCGGCGCAGGACATCCTGCTCGCGCCGGTGTCGCAGATCCTGATCGACCGCATCGCGGCCAAGCCGGGCGACCGCATCCTCGACGTCGGCTGCGGCTGCGGCGGTCTGGCCATCGCGCTGGCGGCGCGGGTCGCGCCCGGTGGCCACGTGCTCGGGGTCGACATCTCCGCGCCGATGCTCGAACGCGCCCGCGCGGTGGCGCGGGCAGGTCTCCCCGTGGAGTTCGTGCTGGCCGATGCCACCGTGCATCCGTTCGCGCCGGCGAGTTTCGACCTGCTGGTCTCGCGGTTCGGCGTGATGTTCTTCGCAGACCCGGTGGCGTCGTTCGCCAACATGCGCCGCGCGTTGAAGCCGGGCGGTCGCGTGGTGTTCGCCTGCTGGCGGGAGCCTAAGGCCAACCCCTGGATGATCGCGCCGCTCCAGGCGGTCTATCGCCATGTGCCGAAGCTGCCGGAGATGGCGCCGGAGGATCCGGGCCCGTTCGCCTTTGCGTCCGAGGCGCGGGTGACGCGCATCCTGGGCGAGGCCGGCTTCAACGACGTCGCGCTCGAGGCCCACGCGCTGTCGCTCGACATTGCGCTCGGGAACGGGCTCGACGCCGCCGTGCAATCGGCTTTCGAGATCGGCCCCGCCAGCCGTGCGCTGGAAGGGCATCCCCCGGCCACCCGCGAAGCGGCGCGGCAATCGGTCCGCGACCTGCTGGCGCAGCATCTGGCCGGCGACAGCGTCCCGCTCGCGGGCTCGATCTGGCTGGTGACGGCGGGCGCCTGA